A region from the Geobacillus vulcani PSS1 genome encodes:
- the pfkA gene encoding 6-phosphofructokinase: protein MKRIGVLTSGGDSPGMNAAIRAVVRKAIYHGVEVYGIYHGYAGLIAGNIKKLEVGDVGDIIHRGGTILYTARCPEFKTEEGQKKGIEQLKKHGIEGLVVIGGDGSYQGAKKLTEHGFPCVGVPGTIDNDIPGTDFTIGFDTALNTVIDAIDKIRDTATSHERTYVVEVMGRHAGDIALWSGLAGGAETILIPEADYDMDDIIARLKRGHERGKKHSIIIVAEGVGSGVDFGRQIQEATGFETRVTVLGHVQRGGSPTAFDRVLASRLGARAVELLLEGKGGRCVGIQNNQIVDHDIAEALAKTHTVDQRMYALSKELSI, encoded by the coding sequence ATGAAACGGATTGGTGTGTTGACAAGCGGCGGCGACTCGCCGGGCATGAATGCGGCCATTCGCGCTGTCGTCCGCAAAGCGATTTATCATGGGGTGGAGGTGTACGGAATCTACCACGGGTATGCCGGGTTGATTGCCGGTAATATCAAAAAGTTGGAAGTCGGGGATGTCGGGGACATCATCCATCGCGGCGGCACCATCCTTTACACCGCCCGTTGCCCGGAGTTTAAGACGGAAGAAGGACAGAAAAAAGGGATCGAACAGCTGAAAAAGCACGGCATTGAAGGGCTGGTCGTCATCGGCGGCGACGGGTCGTATCAAGGGGCGAAAAAATTGACGGAGCACGGCTTCCCGTGCGTCGGCGTGCCCGGGACGATCGACAACGACATTCCGGGCACCGATTTTACGATCGGCTTTGACACAGCGCTCAATACGGTCATCGATGCCATTGACAAAATCCGCGACACGGCGACATCGCATGAACGGACGTACGTCGTCGAAGTGATGGGCCGCCATGCCGGCGATATCGCGTTATGGTCGGGGCTTGCCGGCGGGGCGGAGACGATTTTGATTCCGGAAGCGGACTACGACATGGACGACATCATCGCTCGCCTGAAGCGCGGTCATGAACGCGGCAAAAAACACAGCATCATCATCGTCGCCGAAGGAGTCGGCAGCGGCGTTGACTTCGGTCGGCAAATTCAAGAAGCGACCGGCTTTGAGACGCGTGTGACGGTGCTTGGCCATGTGCAGCGCGGCGGATCGCCGACGGCGTTTGACCGCGTGTTAGCGAGCCGCCTCGGCGCCCGTGCGGTCGAGCTTTTGCTTGAAGGCAAAGGCGGCCGTTGCGTTGGCATCCAAAACAACCAAATCGTTGACCATGACATTGCCGAGGCGTTGGCGAAAACACATACCGTCGATCAGCGCATGTATGCCTTATCGAAAGAGCTGTCGATTTAA
- the pyk gene encoding pyruvate kinase produces the protein MKRKTKIVCTIGPASESVDKLVQLIEAGMNVARLNFSHGDHEEHGRRIANIREAARRTGQTVAILLDTKGPEIRTHNMENGAIELKEGAKLIISVSEVLGTPEKISVTYPGLIDDVSVGSKILLDDGLIGLEVNAVDKQAGEIVTTVLNSGVLKNKKGVNVPGVRVNLPGITEKDRADILFGIRQGIDFIAASFVRRASDVLEIRELLEANDALHIQIIAKIENEEGVANIDEILEAADGLMVARGDLGVEIPAEEVPLIQKMLIKKCNMLGKPVITATQMLDSMQRNPRPTRAEASDVANAIFDGTDAVMLSGETAAGQYPVEAVKTMHQIALRTEQALEHRDILSQRTKESRTTITDAIGQSVAHTALNLDVAAIVTPTVSGKTPQMVAKYRPKAPIIAVTSNEAVSRRLALIWGVYTKEAPHVNTTDEMLDVAVDAAVRSGLVKHGDLVVITAGVPVGETGSTNLMKVHVISDLLAKGQGIGRKSAFGKAVVAKTAEEACRKMVEGGILVTISTDADMMPALEKAAAIITEEGGLTSHAAVVGLSLGIPVVVGVENATNLFKDGQEITVDGGFGAVYRGHASVL, from the coding sequence ATGAAGCGGAAAACGAAAATCGTCTGTACGATCGGGCCGGCAAGCGAGAGCGTAGACAAGCTCGTGCAATTGATCGAAGCGGGGATGAACGTGGCGCGCCTCAACTTTTCGCATGGCGATCACGAGGAACACGGGCGGCGCATCGCCAACATTCGCGAGGCGGCGCGGCGAACGGGCCAAACGGTTGCCATTTTGCTCGATACGAAAGGACCGGAAATCCGCACGCACAATATGGAGAACGGCGCCATCGAACTGAAGGAGGGGGCCAAGCTCATCATTTCGGTGAGCGAAGTGCTTGGCACGCCGGAAAAAATCTCGGTCACCTATCCGGGGCTGATTGATGATGTGTCCGTTGGTTCGAAAATTTTGCTCGACGATGGACTGATCGGCCTTGAAGTCAACGCGGTCGACAAGCAAGCTGGGGAAATTGTCACGACCGTGCTCAACAGCGGCGTGCTCAAAAACAAAAAAGGAGTCAATGTTCCGGGCGTGCGTGTCAATTTGCCGGGCATCACCGAGAAAGATCGAGCGGATATTTTGTTTGGCATCCGCCAAGGCATCGACTTCATCGCTGCCTCGTTTGTGCGTCGGGCGTCTGATGTGCTCGAAATCCGTGAGCTGCTCGAGGCCAATGACGCCTTGCACATCCAAATCATCGCGAAAATTGAAAATGAAGAAGGCGTCGCCAACATCGATGAAATTTTGGAAGCCGCCGACGGCCTCATGGTGGCGCGCGGTGACCTTGGCGTGGAGATTCCCGCTGAGGAAGTGCCGCTCATTCAAAAAATGCTTATTAAAAAGTGCAACATGCTTGGCAAGCCGGTCATCACGGCGACGCAAATGCTTGATTCGATGCAGCGAAATCCGCGGCCGACGCGGGCGGAGGCAAGCGATGTCGCCAACGCCATTTTTGACGGCACGGACGCCGTCATGCTTTCCGGGGAAACGGCAGCCGGCCAGTATCCGGTCGAAGCGGTAAAAACGATGCACCAAATTGCCCTCCGCACCGAGCAGGCGTTGGAGCATCGGGACATTTTGTCCCAGCGCACGAAAGAGAGCCGAACGACGATCACCGATGCCATCGGCCAATCGGTCGCTCACACGGCGCTCAATTTGGATGTGGCGGCCATCGTGACACCGACGGTGAGCGGGAAAACACCGCAGATGGTGGCGAAATACCGCCCGAAAGCACCGATCATCGCCGTGACATCGAACGAAGCAGTATCGCGCCGCTTGGCGCTCATTTGGGGCGTGTATACGAAAGAAGCCCCGCATGTCAATACAACCGATGAAATGCTCGATGTGGCGGTCGACGCAGCGGTGCGCTCCGGCTTGGTCAAGCACGGCGACTTGGTCGTCATCACCGCCGGCGTGCCGGTCGGCGAAACAGGATCGACCAACTTAATGAAAGTGCACGTCATCAGCGACTTGCTTGCCAAAGGGCAAGGCATCGGCCGCAAGTCGGCGTTCGGCAAGGCGGTCGTTGCCAAAACGGCAGAAGAGGCATGCCGAAAAATGGTAGAAGGTGGCATTTTAGTCACCATCAGCACCGATGCTGATATGATGCCGGCGCTCGAAAAAGCGGCGGCGATCATCACCGAGGAAGGCGGATTGACGAGCCATGCGGCGGTCGTCGGCTTAAGCCTTGGCATTCCAGTCGTCGTCGGGGTGGAAAATGCCACCAACTTGTTTAAAGATGGGCAAGAGATCACGGTTGATGGCGGCTTTGGCGCCGTTTACCGCGGCCATGCAAGCGTGTTGTAA
- the ytvI gene encoding sporulation integral membrane protein YtvI, with protein MSRIYAERLLRFFLVVAALVLGIIAAYYISTVTYPFIIAFFIAMIINPLVDVLERKAKMPRWLAVSVTLIILFAAVAGLVTLLVAEIVSGTQYLANVVPEKFQTLITYMETFVADQIIPIYKDLAGMFKSLSAAQQDTIMQNIQAVGKKIGTTVGEFVQSILQNIPQLLAWLPNAATVFIFSLLATFFISKDWHRLMRMAQQWLPAKARTSGKTVFLDLKRALFGFIKAQATLISITTVIVLIGLLILRVDYAITIALIIGFVDLLPYLGTGIVFVPWIIYAAVSGNIPFAIGLGVLYIVVLVQRQIMEPKVLSSTIGLDPLATLIALFVGFKLLGFLGLIAGPVTLVIIRTLHSANVFRDLWRFIIGKPTA; from the coding sequence TTGTCCCGAATATACGCTGAGCGTCTTTTGCGCTTTTTTCTCGTCGTCGCCGCTCTAGTCCTTGGCATCATCGCCGCATACTACATTTCGACCGTAACGTATCCGTTCATCATCGCCTTTTTCATCGCGATGATCATCAACCCGCTCGTCGATGTTTTGGAACGGAAGGCGAAAATGCCGCGGTGGCTCGCAGTCAGCGTCACGCTCATCATTTTGTTTGCCGCAGTCGCCGGTTTGGTCACGCTTCTCGTTGCTGAAATTGTTTCGGGAACGCAATATTTAGCCAACGTCGTGCCAGAAAAATTTCAAACATTGATCACATACATGGAGACGTTCGTCGCCGACCAAATCATCCCGATTTACAAAGATTTGGCCGGGATGTTTAAAAGTTTAAGCGCCGCCCAACAGGATACGATTATGCAAAATATTCAAGCCGTCGGAAAAAAAATTGGAACGACGGTTGGCGAATTTGTCCAGAGCATCCTGCAAAACATTCCGCAGCTCCTCGCTTGGCTGCCGAATGCCGCGACCGTATTTATTTTTTCGCTGCTGGCGACGTTTTTCATCAGCAAAGACTGGCACCGCTTAATGCGCATGGCCCAGCAATGGCTACCGGCGAAAGCTCGCACAAGTGGAAAAACGGTGTTTCTCGACTTAAAGCGGGCGCTGTTTGGCTTTATCAAAGCGCAGGCGACGCTCATTTCGATTACGACCGTCATCGTGCTGATCGGCCTGCTGATTTTGCGCGTTGATTACGCGATTACGATCGCGTTGATCATCGGGTTCGTCGATCTTTTGCCATATTTGGGAACGGGGATTGTATTTGTTCCTTGGATCATTTACGCGGCTGTGAGCGGCAACATTCCGTTTGCGATTGGGCTTGGCGTGCTGTATATCGTTGTCCTCGTCCAACGGCAAATCATGGAGCCAAAAGTGCTTTCTTCAACGATCGGCCTCGACCCGCTCGCCACGCTCATCGCCTTGTTCGTCGGTTTCAAGCTGCTCGGTTTTCTCGGCTTGATTGCCGGTCCTGTCACGCTTGTCATCATCCGCACGCTCCATAGCGCCAATGTGTTTCGCGATCTTTGGCGCTTTATTATCGGCAAACCGACCGCGTAA
- a CDS encoding DUF441 domain-containing protein, protein MNEPVWFLLLLLALGFLAKNESLIVAVAVLLAVKFTGLDQKMLPIIQAKGIHWGVTVITIAVLAPIASGEIGFKQLVSSLQSLSAWVALLSGVFVALIAKEGVEMLANDPHMTAALVFGTIIAVSLFHGVAVGPLIGAGIAYTVIKMIEYF, encoded by the coding sequence GTGAACGAACCGGTATGGTTTTTGCTTTTGTTGCTCGCACTCGGTTTTCTGGCGAAAAACGAATCGCTTATTGTGGCGGTCGCTGTGCTACTGGCCGTCAAATTCACGGGGTTGGATCAAAAAATGCTGCCAATCATTCAAGCGAAAGGCATCCATTGGGGGGTGACGGTCATTACGATCGCTGTGCTCGCTCCCATCGCTTCGGGGGAGATCGGCTTTAAGCAGCTTGTCAGCTCTCTGCAGTCGTTGTCGGCCTGGGTCGCTCTTTTATCCGGCGTTTTCGTCGCCTTGATCGCCAAAGAGGGGGTGGAGATGCTGGCCAATGACCCCCATATGACGGCAGCGCTTGTGTTCGGCACCATCATTGCCGTATCCTTGTTTCACGGGGTGGCGGTTGGGCCCTTGATCGGCGCCGGCATTGCCTATACGGTCATCAAAATGATAGAATATTTTTGA
- the citZ gene encoding citrate synthase — protein sequence MTVTRGLEGVVATTSSISSIIDDTLTYVGYDIDDLAENASFEEVVYLLWHRELPTKEQLEELKQQLAENAEIPNEIIEHFKLYPIDKVHPMAALRTAVSLLGLYDEEADVMTKEANYRKAIRLQAKIPTIVTAFARVRKGLEPVAPRKDLSFAANFLYMLTGKEPDPIAVEAFNKALVLHADHELNASTFTARVCVATLSDMYSGITAAIGALKGPLHGGANEAVMKMLKEIGTVDNVEPYIRAKLANKEKIMGFGHRVYRKGDPRAKHLKKMSEKLTKLVGEPHWYEMSTKIEEIVTSEKALPPNVDFYSASVYHCLGIDHDLFTPIFAVSRTSGWLAHILEQYDNNRLIRPRAEYTGPGKRVYVPIDERG from the coding sequence ATGACAGTAACCCGTGGTTTAGAAGGAGTCGTGGCCACGACGTCAAGCATCAGTTCGATCATCGATGACACGTTGACGTATGTTGGCTATGACATTGATGATTTAGCCGAAAACGCTTCCTTCGAAGAAGTCGTTTATTTGCTTTGGCATCGCGAACTGCCGACGAAAGAGCAGCTTGAGGAATTAAAGCAGCAATTAGCGGAAAACGCTGAAATTCCAAACGAAATCATTGAACATTTCAAGCTGTATCCCATTGACAAAGTGCATCCGATGGCGGCTTTGCGCACCGCGGTATCGCTTCTCGGCTTGTATGACGAAGAGGCGGATGTCATGACGAAAGAGGCGAACTATCGGAAAGCGATTCGGCTGCAGGCGAAAATCCCGACGATCGTCACCGCCTTCGCCCGCGTGCGCAAAGGGCTGGAACCGGTTGCGCCGCGCAAAGATTTGAGCTTTGCTGCCAATTTCTTGTACATGCTGACCGGCAAAGAACCAGATCCCATTGCTGTGGAAGCGTTCAACAAGGCGCTCGTGCTGCATGCCGACCACGAGTTGAACGCGTCGACATTCACAGCGCGCGTCTGCGTCGCCACGCTGTCCGATATGTATTCTGGCATCACCGCGGCGATCGGCGCCTTGAAAGGGCCGCTTCACGGTGGGGCGAACGAAGCGGTGATGAAAATGTTGAAGGAAATCGGCACCGTCGACAACGTCGAGCCATACATCCGCGCCAAGCTGGCCAACAAAGAAAAAATTATGGGCTTCGGCCACCGCGTTTACCGAAAAGGCGACCCGCGCGCCAAACATTTGAAAAAAATGTCGGAAAAACTGACGAAGCTCGTCGGCGAGCCGCATTGGTATGAAATGTCGACGAAGATTGAAGAAATCGTCACATCGGAAAAAGCGTTGCCGCCGAACGTTGACTTTTATTCCGCCTCGGTTTACCATTGTTTAGGAATCGATCATGATTTGTTTACGCCGATTTTTGCCGTCAGCCGCACGTCTGGATGGTTGGCCCACATTTTAGAGCAATATGACAACAACCGTCTCATCCGTCCGCGCGCCGAGTACACCGGCCCGGGCAAACGGGTGTACGTGCCGATCGACGAGCGCGGCTAA
- the icd gene encoding NADP-dependent isocitrate dehydrogenase, giving the protein MTQGEKITVQNGVLNVPNNPIIPFIEGDGTGPDIWAAASRVLEAAVEKAYKGEKKIVWKEVLAGEKAYKLTGNWLPDETLETIREYIIAIKGPLTTPVGGGIRSLNVALRQELDLFVCLRPVRYFPGVPSPVKRPEDTDMVIFRENTEDIYAGIEYAKGTPEVKKVIDFLQNEMGVRKIRFPETSGIGIKPISEQGTKRLVRAAINYAIEHGRKSVTLVHKGNIMKFTEGAFKNWGYELAEEEFADKVFTWAQYDRIVESEGKEAANKALADAEASGKIIIKDVIADIFLQQILTRPREFDVIATMNLNGDYISDALAAQVGGIGIAPGANINYETGHAIFEATHGTAPKYAGLDKVNPSSVILSGVMMFEHLGWNEAAKLIIKAMEKTIAAKIVTYDFARLMEGATEVKCSEFADALIRNMD; this is encoded by the coding sequence GTGACGCAAGGAGAAAAAATTACAGTCCAAAATGGTGTGCTCAACGTTCCGAACAACCCGATCATCCCGTTTATCGAGGGGGATGGAACCGGCCCGGACATCTGGGCGGCCGCTTCGCGCGTGCTCGAAGCAGCAGTGGAAAAAGCATACAAAGGCGAGAAAAAAATCGTCTGGAAGGAAGTGCTCGCCGGCGAGAAAGCATACAAGCTGACGGGCAACTGGCTTCCGGATGAAACGCTCGAGACGATCCGCGAATACATAATCGCCATTAAAGGGCCGCTGACGACGCCGGTTGGCGGAGGCATCCGCTCGCTGAACGTCGCGCTTCGCCAAGAGCTCGACCTGTTTGTCTGCCTGCGCCCGGTCCGCTACTTTCCAGGCGTTCCGTCGCCAGTGAAACGCCCGGAAGACACCGATATGGTCATTTTCCGGGAAAATACGGAAGACATTTACGCCGGCATTGAATATGCCAAAGGGACGCCGGAAGTGAAAAAAGTCATCGACTTTTTGCAAAACGAAATGGGCGTGCGCAAAATCCGCTTCCCGGAAACGTCCGGCATCGGCATTAAGCCGATTTCCGAACAAGGGACGAAACGGCTTGTGCGCGCGGCGATCAACTACGCGATCGAACACGGCCGCAAGTCGGTGACGCTCGTTCATAAAGGGAATATTATGAAATTCACTGAAGGCGCGTTTAAAAACTGGGGTTATGAATTGGCGGAGGAAGAATTCGCCGACAAAGTGTTCACGTGGGCGCAATACGACCGCATCGTCGAGTCGGAAGGAAAAGAAGCGGCGAACAAAGCGCTTGCTGATGCGGAAGCGTCCGGCAAAATCATTATCAAAGACGTCATCGCCGACATCTTCCTGCAACAAATTTTGACGCGTCCGCGCGAATTTGACGTCATCGCGACGATGAACTTAAACGGTGACTACATTTCCGACGCGCTCGCGGCTCAAGTCGGCGGCATTGGCATCGCGCCGGGGGCCAACATCAACTATGAAACTGGCCACGCCATTTTCGAAGCGACGCACGGCACGGCGCCGAAATACGCAGGGCTTGACAAAGTCAATCCGTCCTCCGTCATTCTCTCGGGCGTCATGATGTTTGAGCATCTCGGCTGGAACGAGGCGGCGAAATTGATCATCAAAGCCATGGAGAAAACGATCGCCGCGAAAATCGTCACCTATGACTTCGCCCGCCTGATGGAAGGGGCGACGGAAGTGAAATGCTCCGAATTTGCTGATGCGCTCATCCGCAACATGGACTAA
- the mdh gene encoding malate dehydrogenase, translating into MAMKRKKISVIGAGFTGATTAFLLAQKELGDVVLVDIPQLENPTKGKALDMLESSPVLGFDANIVGTSDYADTADSDIVVITAGIARKPGMSRDDLVTTNQKIMKQVTKEVVKYSPNCYIIVLTNPVDAMTYTVFKESGFPKNRVIGQSGVLDTARFRTFVAQELNISVKDVTGFVLGGHGDDMVPLVRYSYAGGIPLEKLIPKDRLDAIVERTRKGGGEIVNLLGNGSAYYAPAASLAEMVEAIVKDQRRILPAIAYLEGEYGYDGIYLGVPTILGGNGIEKVIELELTEEEKAALAKSVESVKNVMRMLE; encoded by the coding sequence ATGGCGATGAAACGGAAAAAAATCTCGGTGATCGGCGCCGGATTCACGGGGGCGACGACGGCATTCCTGTTGGCGCAAAAAGAGCTTGGCGACGTCGTGTTGGTTGACATTCCGCAGCTCGAAAACCCAACGAAAGGAAAGGCGCTCGACATGCTGGAGTCGAGCCCGGTGCTTGGGTTTGACGCGAACATCGTTGGCACATCGGATTACGCTGACACAGCCGATTCGGACATCGTCGTCATCACAGCTGGCATCGCCCGCAAACCGGGAATGAGCCGCGACGATTTGGTGACGACGAACCAGAAAATTATGAAGCAAGTGACGAAAGAAGTCGTCAAATACTCGCCGAACTGCTACATCATTGTCTTGACGAACCCGGTTGATGCCATGACATACACGGTGTTTAAAGAGTCCGGGTTTCCGAAAAACCGCGTCATTGGGCAGTCAGGCGTTCTCGATACGGCGCGCTTCCGTACGTTCGTCGCCCAGGAGCTGAACATTTCGGTGAAGGATGTCACCGGGTTTGTGCTCGGCGGCCATGGCGACGACATGGTGCCGCTCGTCCGCTATTCGTACGCCGGCGGCATCCCGCTTGAAAAACTCATTCCGAAAGATCGTTTGGACGCCATCGTTGAGCGGACGCGCAAAGGCGGCGGTGAAATCGTCAACCTGCTCGGCAACGGCAGCGCCTACTATGCACCGGCTGCGTCGCTTGCCGAAATGGTCGAAGCGATTGTGAAAGACCAGCGCCGCATTTTGCCGGCCATCGCCTACCTTGAAGGCGAATACGGCTATGACGGCATTTATTTGGGTGTGCCGACGATCCTTGGCGGCAACGGCATCGAGAAAGTGATCGAACTCGAGCTGACCGAAGAGGAAAAAGCGGCGCTCGCTAAATCCGTCGAATCCGTCAAAAATGTCATGCGTATGCTGGAATAG
- a CDS encoding MaoC/PaaZ C-terminal domain-containing protein, whose translation MLKKRKIGRRIGEIQAGEKLVFQAAIEDKDLLLYLGLTDDANPLYIQHDYASQTPFGKPVVPPVMLTGMITSAVSKYLPGPGSYITRQDIRFLRPVYHYETLEFLLEVADVDEAGHCVTLSVMATRGAETVLEGALSVCPPHTLPRLDGRVFENF comes from the coding sequence ATGTTGAAAAAACGAAAAATCGGAAGAAGGATCGGGGAAATTCAAGCGGGGGAAAAGCTCGTGTTCCAAGCCGCCATCGAAGACAAAGATTTGCTTCTTTATCTTGGACTGACCGATGACGCCAATCCGCTTTACATTCAGCACGATTATGCTTCACAGACGCCGTTTGGAAAACCAGTCGTTCCGCCGGTCATGTTGACGGGGATGATCACGTCGGCGGTTTCTAAATATTTGCCAGGTCCGGGCAGCTATATTACACGGCAGGACATTCGCTTTCTCCGGCCAGTGTATCATTATGAAACGCTCGAATTTTTGCTCGAAGTCGCCGATGTCGATGAGGCGGGTCATTGCGTGACGTTGTCCGTCATGGCGACGCGCGGCGCAGAGACGGTGTTGGAAGGGGCGTTGTCCGTTTGTCCGCCGCATACCCTCCCGCGCCTAGACGGGCGTGTGTTCGAGAACTTTTAA
- a CDS encoding winged helix-turn-helix domain-containing protein has product MGRKILVVDDEQPIVTLLSYNLEKAGFHVVTAHDGEEALAKVASEQPALIILDLMLPKLDGVDVCKRLRQQQIMTPILMLTARDDEFDKVLGLELGADDYMTKPFSPREVIARVKAILRRTELVQPAAESSERLVVGELEIFPDRYEATIGGKPLELTPKEFELLLYLARHKGRVLTRDQLLSAVWNYEFVGDTRIVDVHISHLREKIETDTRKPIYIKTVRGLGYKLEEPKRHE; this is encoded by the coding sequence ATGGGACGAAAAATTTTAGTTGTCGATGACGAACAGCCAATCGTGACTCTGTTGTCGTACAATTTGGAGAAAGCCGGATTTCATGTCGTGACCGCTCACGATGGGGAAGAGGCGCTTGCGAAAGTGGCGTCCGAACAGCCGGCGCTCATCATTTTGGATTTGATGCTGCCGAAGCTTGACGGCGTGGATGTATGCAAGCGGCTTCGCCAGCAGCAAATCATGACGCCGATTTTAATGTTGACGGCTCGAGATGATGAATTTGACAAAGTGCTTGGCCTTGAGCTTGGCGCTGACGATTATATGACGAAGCCGTTCAGCCCGCGCGAAGTCATTGCGCGCGTGAAGGCGATTTTGCGCCGCACGGAGCTCGTTCAGCCGGCGGCTGAATCGAGTGAGCGACTTGTTGTTGGTGAGCTGGAAATTTTTCCAGATCGCTATGAGGCGACCATAGGAGGCAAGCCGCTTGAGCTGACACCGAAAGAGTTTGAGCTGCTCCTTTATTTGGCTCGCCATAAAGGGCGGGTGTTGACACGCGACCAGTTGCTCAGCGCTGTATGGAACTATGAGTTTGTCGGCGATACACGCATTGTCGATGTCCATATCAGTCACTTGCGTGAGAAGATTGAAACCGATACGAGAAAACCGATATATATTAAAACGGTGCGCGGCCTTGGTTACAAATTGGAGGAACCGAAGCGGCATGAATAG
- the pnpS gene encoding two-component system histidine kinase PnpS — MNSFRTRLLFWLVTLIATVLIALGLLLGQLLKDFYTETMNKRMEKEAQALAILLENEPLEQIRADLQEMGNELSSRITVLDKEERVRFDSGRVATISDKDHERIVRAILRKKQFPRFSVIEKTNDVYYYIVPYERGERSGYVVLSTPTSSLQKVNEQIWGVLTSSLGMALVVIIALVWKIANQYMKPIEEATKVAFELEKGNYAARVPDGEYNEAGMLVRSINRLARHLQEMSRAREIQTDRLHTLIENVGSGLLFIDHRGHISLINRAFQTQFHIDPSDCLYRPYADVLPHRDIVRFIDDIFITETTMRQHMRLTVGIEGKHFDVYGAPIIGTNAEWTGIVVVFHDITELKRLEQIRKDFVANVSHELKTPVTSIKGFAETLLDGAMKDEEALEHFLTIILKESERLQTLVEELLDLSKIEQHGFQLQLEDVDIAQVIAEAAAVFRQKAAEKQIDLHIASPPGLVIRGDRNRMKQILLNLLANAITYTPERGRVAVEAEEAEKEVRIYVKDTGIGIEEKEIPRIFERFYRVDKARSRDSGGTGLGLAIVKHLVEAHHGYITVASQVGRGTVFTIHFPKPGR; from the coding sequence ATGAATAGCTTCCGCACTCGCCTTTTGTTTTGGCTTGTGACGCTCATTGCTACGGTGTTGATTGCCCTCGGGCTTTTGCTTGGGCAATTGCTGAAAGACTTTTACACCGAGACGATGAACAAGCGTATGGAAAAAGAGGCCCAAGCGCTTGCGATTTTGCTTGAAAATGAACCGCTCGAGCAAATCCGCGCCGATTTGCAGGAAATGGGGAATGAGCTGTCGTCCCGCATCACCGTGCTCGATAAAGAAGAACGGGTGAGGTTTGACAGCGGTCGCGTCGCAACGATCAGCGACAAAGACCATGAGCGCATCGTCCGGGCGATTTTGCGCAAAAAGCAGTTTCCTCGCTTTTCCGTAATTGAAAAAACAAACGACGTCTATTACTACATCGTCCCGTACGAGCGCGGTGAACGGAGCGGGTACGTCGTTTTAAGCACACCGACGAGCTCACTTCAAAAAGTAAACGAGCAAATTTGGGGTGTGCTCACGAGCAGCCTCGGAATGGCGCTCGTTGTCATCATCGCCCTTGTCTGGAAAATCGCTAATCAATATATGAAGCCGATTGAAGAAGCGACGAAAGTGGCGTTTGAGCTGGAAAAAGGCAATTACGCCGCCCGTGTGCCTGATGGTGAATATAACGAGGCTGGTATGCTTGTGCGTTCGATCAACCGACTGGCTCGCCATTTGCAGGAGATGAGCAGGGCGCGCGAAATTCAGACCGATCGGCTTCATACGCTCATTGAAAACGTCGGCAGCGGCCTGCTGTTTATTGACCACCGCGGACATATTTCTCTCATCAATCGGGCGTTCCAGACTCAGTTTCATATCGATCCGTCGGATTGTTTGTACCGTCCGTATGCCGATGTGCTGCCGCACCGTGACATCGTCCGGTTTATCGACGATATTTTCATCACCGAAACGACGATGCGTCAGCATATGCGGCTGACGGTTGGCATCGAGGGGAAACATTTCGATGTATACGGGGCCCCGATCATCGGCACGAACGCCGAATGGACAGGGATTGTCGTCGTGTTTCACGATATTACGGAGCTGAAGCGGCTCGAGCAAATCCGCAAAGACTTTGTCGCCAACGTGTCGCACGAATTGAAAACGCCGGTGACGTCCATTAAAGGATTCGCCGAAACGTTATTGGATGGCGCTATGAAGGATGAAGAGGCGCTCGAACATTTTTTGACCATCATCTTAAAAGAAAGCGAACGGCTGCAAACGCTCGTTGAGGAACTGTTGGACTTGTCGAAAATCGAGCAACACGGGTTTCAGCTGCAACTCGAAGACGTGGATATCGCTCAAGTCATCGCCGAAGCAGCTGCTGTGTTTCGCCAAAAAGCGGCGGAAAAACAAATTGATTTGCATATCGCATCGCCACCCGGGCTTGTCATCCGCGGTGACAGAAATCGGATGAAGCAAATTTTGCTGAACTTGCTCGCCAACGCCATTACGTATACGCCGGAGCGGGGGAGGGTTGCCGTCGAGGCGGAAGAGGCAGAGAAAGAAGTGCGGATCTATGTGAAAGACACCGGCATCGGCATTGAGGAAAAGGAAATCCCGCGCATTTTTGAACGTTTTTACCGCGTCGACAAGGCGCGCAGCCGCGATTCCGGCGGAACGGGGTTGGGCCTTGCGATTGTGAAACATTTGGTTGAGGCTCACCACGGATATATTACCGTAGCGAGCCAAGTGGGGCGTGGCACCGTGTTTACCATTCATTTTCCAAAGCCGGGGCGGTAG